The following proteins come from a genomic window of Phnomibacter ginsenosidimutans:
- a CDS encoding lactate utilization protein B, whose translation MADTATKADVHASTGGAAAFIARSTVKAADLDHRRKINFNIGKYNAAVPKGKAQFAELELARQLAKNRKWQAIEHLDESLLQFEAKFTARGGKVIWAENSAQALDAILQICREANCRTVVKSKSMVTEEIHLNAFLEGNNIESIETDLGEYIQQLDGEPPYHIVTPAMHKSKEDVARLFANKLGCEPNLSPEQLTQVARYKLRQKYVQAEVGITGANFIVADTGSIALTENEGNARLSCAFPNIHIAIVGIEKCIPSIHDLPLFWPMLSTYGTGQKVTVYNSLVSGPRQSNESDGPTQMFVILLDNGRTNLLANAHSREALYCIRCGSCLNACPVYKNIGGHSYLTTYSGPIGKVITPWLQGMHEYKHLSYASSLCGNCTAVCPVRINLHELLLHNRHEAVTQGESKLSERLAWKAWKTASLSRTMMNMGNGSLKNKVVNGLFSDWKKQHAPLDFSAKTFNQMWKEQEGK comes from the coding sequence ATGGCCGATACTGCTACCAAGGCTGATGTGCATGCCTCCACCGGAGGAGCCGCTGCATTTATTGCCCGCAGCACTGTAAAAGCTGCCGACCTCGATCACCGGCGCAAAATCAACTTCAACATTGGCAAATACAATGCGGCCGTGCCCAAGGGCAAAGCCCAATTTGCCGAGCTGGAGCTGGCCCGCCAATTGGCCAAAAACCGCAAGTGGCAGGCTATAGAGCATCTCGATGAAAGCCTGCTGCAGTTTGAAGCCAAGTTTACTGCCCGGGGCGGCAAAGTGATTTGGGCCGAAAACAGTGCCCAAGCCTTAGATGCCATTTTGCAAATTTGCCGCGAAGCTAACTGCCGCACCGTGGTGAAAAGCAAAAGCATGGTGACAGAAGAAATTCACCTCAATGCATTTTTGGAAGGCAACAATATCGAGAGCATCGAAACCGACCTGGGTGAATACATACAGCAACTGGACGGCGAACCACCCTACCATATTGTAACGCCAGCCATGCACAAAAGCAAAGAAGATGTAGCCCGCCTCTTTGCCAATAAACTGGGCTGCGAGCCCAACCTGAGCCCCGAGCAGCTTACACAAGTAGCCCGCTACAAGCTCCGCCAAAAATATGTGCAGGCTGAAGTAGGCATCACCGGTGCCAACTTTATTGTAGCCGATACTGGCAGTATTGCCCTGACCGAAAATGAAGGTAATGCCCGCCTTAGCTGTGCTTTTCCCAATATTCACATCGCTATTGTGGGCATCGAAAAATGTATTCCTTCTATACACGATTTACCGCTGTTTTGGCCCATGCTCAGCACCTATGGCACGGGGCAAAAAGTAACGGTGTACAATAGCCTGGTGAGTGGCCCACGACAAAGCAACGAAAGTGATGGCCCTACACAGATGTTTGTCATCTTGCTCGACAATGGCCGCACCAACCTGCTGGCGAATGCACATAGCCGCGAAGCGTTGTATTGCATCCGCTGCGGCAGCTGCCTCAATGCCTGCCCCGTATACAAAAATATTGGCGGCCACAGCTACCTTACTACTTACAGCGGCCCCATTGGCAAAGTAATTACGCCATGGCTGCAAGGCATGCATGAGTACAAACACCTGAGCTACGCCAGCAGCCTTTGTGGCAACTGCACAGCAGTTTGCCCCGTACGCATCAACCTGCACGAACTGCTGCTGCACAACCGTCACGAGGCAGTAACCCAAGGTGAAAGCAAACTCAGCGAACGCCTCGCCTGGAAAGCCTGGAAAACTGCCAGCCTCAGCCGCACCATGATGAACATGGGCAATGGTTCACTTAAAAACAAAGTGGTCAACGGCCTTTTCAGCGATTGGAAAAAGCAACATGCGCCGCTGGATTTTTCTGCCAAAACCTTCAACCAAATGTGGAAGGAGCAGGAAGGTAAATAG
- a CDS encoding DUF3109 family protein: MIAIDNKLVSDELVEEQFVCDLVKCKGGCCVDGDAGAPLDKEELARIDEVFDAVLPYLPAHHVAEINKQGRYVYDREFGWVTPAINGGICVYAITDAAGIVKCGIEQAYNDGKVTWKKPISCHLFPIRIQQSKNGDTEYVNYEPRETLCKPACKLGKKLKVPVYQFLKEPIIRKYGQDFYEALDAVAQDYFEIQGK; the protein is encoded by the coding sequence ATGATAGCTATTGATAACAAACTGGTGAGTGATGAACTGGTAGAAGAACAATTTGTATGCGACCTGGTAAAGTGTAAAGGCGGCTGCTGTGTAGATGGCGACGCTGGTGCGCCACTGGACAAAGAAGAACTAGCTCGTATTGATGAAGTATTTGATGCCGTGCTGCCCTACCTGCCTGCGCATCATGTAGCTGAAATCAACAAGCAGGGCCGCTATGTATACGACCGCGAATTTGGTTGGGTAACACCGGCCATTAATGGTGGCATTTGCGTGTACGCCATTACCGATGCGGCAGGCATTGTAAAATGCGGCATTGAGCAAGCTTATAACGATGGCAAAGTAACCTGGAAAAAACCCATCAGCTGTCACCTGTTTCCCATACGTATTCAGCAAAGCAAAAACGGCGATACAGAATACGTAAACTACGAACCCCGCGAAACCCTGTGCAAGCCTGCCTGTAAGCTCGGCAAGAAGCTGAAAGTGCCCGTGTATCAGTTTTTAAAAGAACCCATCATCCGCAAATACGGGCAGGATTTTTACGAAGCGCTGGATGCCGTAGCGCAGGATTATTTTGAGATACAAGGGAAGTGA